One Brassica napus cultivar Da-Ae chromosome C4, Da-Ae, whole genome shotgun sequence genomic region harbors:
- the LOC125585984 gene encoding uncharacterized protein LOC125585984, with product MSSFIPSDYKALDLSGDNYLDWAINTSAVLKSRGLGKCIKYGNDTLACERHRAIMIMRHHLCEDLRDEFGYVNDPHNLWSFLNSRFCEPLLHESKKKWEALRFQDYKSVDNYHSDLMRITYSLRLCGELVTNEDLLNKTRDTFHSEEVLLSHQAKGFTTYYDLFSYLLDIEQKKQKMMDNIRRFNDIMEIYYEVLDSEMKIPEANKATFDKKRSEEDSEWTLMDHEVGLYIE from the coding sequence atgtcgagttTCATACCCTCAGATTACAAAGCCCttgatctctctggagataattatcttgATTGGGCTATAAACACTTCAGCCGTcttgaagtctagaggacttgGGAAGTGCATCAAGTATGGCAATGACACCCTTGCGTGTGAAAGACACAGAGCCATAATGATTATGCGACACCATCTCTGTGAGGACCTAAGAGACGAGTTTGGATATGTTAATGATCCTCATAATCTCTGGTCATTTTTGAATTCTAGATTCTGTGAGCCATTGTTGCacgaatccaagaaaaaatggGAAGCTCTAAGGTTCCAGGATTATAAATCCGTGGACAATTATCACTCTGATCTTATGAGAATCACCTATAGTCTTAGACTATGTGGTGAATTGGTAACAAACGAGGATTTGTTAAACAAAACTCGTGACACATTCCATTCAGAGGAAGTGTTGTTATCACATCAGGCCaaaggtttcaccacctatTATGACTTGTTctcatatttattagacattgagCAAAAGAAGCAGAAAATGATGGATAACATCAGACGGTTTAATGACATCATGGAGATATATTATGAAGTACTAGACAGTGAGATGAAAATCCCTGAAGCTAATAAAGCCACATTTGATAAGAAGAGATCTGAGGAGGATTCCGAGTGGACACTCATGGACCATGAGGTCGGattatacattgaataa